One genomic window of Micrococcus flavus includes the following:
- the tal gene encoding transaldolase codes for MTDLQRTADEAVQSPATTALAEAGVSIWLDDLSRTRLDEGSLEKLLTTRTVTGVTTNPSIFAAALKHADAYEEQLRELAAEGADVDAAVTALTTTDVRRACDLLAPVHEATDGRDGYVSIEVDPRLARDTAGTVAQARELADAVDRPNLMVKIPATVEGLPAITEVLGAGINVNVTLIFSLPRYREVVNAWLAGLEQARANGHDISCIHSVASFFVSRVDTDVDAQLRDLAADGHPEAAQLTGRAGLANARLAYRAFEQALDSERWRLLEAAGAHVQRPLWASTGVKDPDLPDTLYVTGLVAPHTVNTMPEKTLEAFADHGEVTGDTVTGAYDRADADLDAIGELGVSYPELVERLETEGLQKFEDAWDELLASVRAGLDAHH; via the coding sequence ATGACCGACCTGCAGCGCACCGCCGACGAGGCCGTGCAGAGTCCGGCCACCACCGCCCTCGCGGAGGCCGGCGTGTCCATCTGGCTGGACGACCTGTCCCGCACCCGCCTGGACGAGGGCAGCCTCGAGAAGCTCCTCACCACGCGGACGGTGACGGGCGTGACCACCAACCCGTCCATCTTCGCCGCCGCCCTGAAGCACGCCGACGCGTACGAGGAGCAGCTGCGCGAACTCGCCGCGGAGGGGGCGGACGTGGACGCCGCGGTCACCGCCCTCACCACCACGGACGTCCGCCGGGCGTGCGACCTGCTGGCGCCGGTGCACGAGGCCACGGACGGACGGGACGGCTACGTGTCCATCGAGGTGGACCCGCGGCTGGCCCGGGACACCGCCGGCACCGTGGCCCAGGCGCGCGAGCTCGCCGACGCCGTGGACCGGCCCAACCTCATGGTGAAGATCCCGGCCACCGTGGAGGGGCTGCCCGCCATCACGGAGGTGCTGGGGGCCGGGATCAACGTCAACGTGACGCTGATCTTCTCCCTGCCCCGGTACCGCGAGGTGGTCAACGCCTGGCTGGCCGGCCTCGAGCAGGCCCGCGCGAACGGTCACGACATCTCCTGCATCCACTCGGTGGCCTCGTTCTTCGTGTCCCGCGTGGACACGGACGTGGACGCGCAGCTGCGGGACCTCGCCGCGGACGGCCACCCGGAGGCGGCGCAGCTCACCGGCCGCGCCGGGCTGGCGAACGCCCGCCTGGCGTACCGCGCGTTCGAGCAGGCTCTCGACTCGGAGCGCTGGCGCCTGCTCGAGGCCGCCGGGGCCCACGTCCAGCGCCCCCTGTGGGCCTCCACCGGGGTCAAGGACCCCGACCTGCCGGACACGCTGTACGTCACCGGCCTGGTGGCCCCCCACACCGTCAACACCATGCCGGAGAAGACCCTCGAGGCGTTCGCCGACCACGGCGAGGTCACCGGGGACACCGTCACCGGCGCCTACGACCGGGCCGACGCCGACCTCGACGCGATCGGCGAGCTGGGGGTCTCCTACCCCGAGCTCGTGGAACGCCTCGAGACGGAGGGCCTGCAGAAGTTCGAGGACGCGTGGGACGAGCTGCTGGCCTCCGTGCGCGCCGGCCTCGACGCCCACCACTGA
- a CDS encoding glucose-6-phosphate isomerase yields the protein MSTLGLIATGAALEAIDRHVPDLVAQQFASRLADQDAGLWGEAARDEAAQRLGWIDLFDDSRAVAEDVAGLAAHLREEGLTRVVLAGMGGSSLAPEVIAATAGRPLEVLDSTDPEQVAAVLGRDLERTVLVVSSKSGSTVETDSQRRVVEAAFTAEGIDAASRIVVVTDPGSPLQDASIKAGYRAVFTADPTVGGRYSALTAFGIVPAALAGVDVVALLDEAEEVVDLLTADEEDNPGLRLGAAIGGTAPLRDKLVVQDLGSGIEGFGDWVEQLIAESTGKERTGLLPVVVRAGDPETDWDAPDLLQVRLVAEDDESVPPPHAVQLHGSLGALMLTWEVATAVAGRLLRINPFDQPDVEAAKAAARDLLDSPAPAAEAGAVVQGVEVSGDDEVLAADDLAGVLAAVGAQVPENGYLAVHAYLDRHADVDLAEIRADLARSLGRPVTFGWAPRFLHSTGQYHKGGPRTGVFLQVTGEASTDVEVPGRPFSLGQLIAAQAAGDAGVLRRLGRPVTTLRLRDRGAGVAALRTAARRAELRGA from the coding sequence ATGAGCACCCTCGGCCTCATTGCCACCGGAGCCGCCCTCGAGGCGATCGACCGCCACGTCCCCGACCTCGTGGCGCAGCAGTTCGCCTCCCGCCTCGCCGACCAGGACGCCGGCCTGTGGGGTGAGGCCGCCCGGGACGAGGCCGCCCAGCGCCTGGGCTGGATCGACCTCTTCGACGACTCCCGCGCCGTCGCCGAGGACGTCGCGGGCCTCGCAGCACATCTGCGCGAGGAGGGCCTGACCCGCGTGGTGCTCGCGGGCATGGGCGGATCCTCCCTGGCCCCCGAGGTCATCGCGGCCACGGCCGGGCGGCCGCTCGAGGTGCTCGACTCCACCGACCCGGAGCAGGTCGCCGCCGTGCTCGGGCGCGACCTCGAGCGCACGGTGCTCGTGGTCTCCTCCAAGTCCGGCTCCACGGTGGAGACCGACTCGCAGCGCCGGGTGGTGGAGGCCGCGTTCACCGCCGAGGGGATCGACGCCGCCTCCCGGATCGTCGTGGTCACGGACCCGGGCTCCCCGCTGCAGGACGCCTCGATCAAGGCCGGCTACCGCGCGGTGTTCACCGCCGACCCCACCGTGGGCGGGCGCTACTCCGCGCTCACGGCCTTCGGGATCGTCCCGGCCGCCCTCGCGGGCGTGGACGTCGTCGCGCTCCTGGACGAGGCCGAGGAGGTGGTGGACCTGCTCACCGCGGACGAGGAGGACAATCCCGGCCTGCGCCTCGGCGCGGCCATCGGCGGCACCGCGCCGCTGCGGGACAAGCTCGTGGTCCAGGACCTCGGCTCCGGGATCGAGGGCTTCGGGGACTGGGTGGAGCAGCTGATCGCCGAGTCCACCGGCAAGGAGCGCACGGGCCTGCTGCCCGTCGTCGTCCGCGCCGGCGACCCGGAGACCGACTGGGACGCCCCCGACCTGCTGCAGGTGCGCCTCGTGGCGGAGGACGACGAGTCCGTCCCGCCGCCGCACGCCGTCCAGCTCCACGGCTCGCTCGGCGCGCTCATGCTGACCTGGGAGGTCGCCACGGCCGTGGCCGGCCGCCTGCTCCGGATCAACCCGTTCGACCAGCCCGATGTGGAGGCCGCGAAGGCCGCCGCCCGCGACCTGCTGGACTCCCCCGCCCCGGCCGCCGAGGCCGGCGCCGTGGTCCAGGGGGTCGAGGTGTCCGGGGACGATGAGGTCCTCGCCGCCGACGACCTCGCCGGCGTGCTCGCGGCCGTGGGCGCGCAGGTGCCGGAGAACGGCTACCTCGCCGTGCACGCCTACCTGGACCGCCACGCGGACGTGGACCTCGCGGAGATCCGCGCCGACCTGGCCCGCTCCCTCGGCCGTCCCGTGACGTTCGGCTGGGCCCCCCGGTTCCTGCACTCGACCGGCCAGTACCACAAGGGCGGACCCCGCACCGGCGTCTTCCTGCAGGTCACGGGCGAGGCGAGCACCGACGTCGAGGTGCCCGGCCGCCCGTTCTCCCTGGGCCAGCTCATCGCGGCCCAGGCGGCGGGCGACGCCGGCGTGCTGCGCCGCCTCGGCCGTCCGGTGACCACGCTGCGCCTGCGCGACCGCGGCGCCGGCGTGGCCGCACTGCGCACCGCCGCCCGACGGGCCGAGCTCCGTGGCGCCTGA
- a CDS encoding glucose-6-phosphate dehydrogenase assembly protein OpcA has translation MKIRMHDTTTSQVAKRLTALREAGGVAALGRVLSLVISTDDAGIELALQAANAASLEHPCRIVVLALGDPDAPTRLDAEIRVGGDAGASDVVILWCQGANAHAGEPLVAALLLPDAPIVVWWPGVPPQVPADTPLGRLAHRRITDSATCPDAEAALRSLAEGHRDGDTDLAWTRLTLWRIQVAGILDHLPLSRVRSVTVDGAPDSPSTMLLAAWLTLGLRRPVTIAHSKAGHGIRAVRLRGPEGDVVLSRSQSQVARLYQQGRPVQRISLPRRTDQDCLAEELRRLDPDEVYGEVLRVGLARTDLAAVDASDR, from the coding sequence GTGAAGATCCGCATGCACGACACCACCACCTCCCAGGTGGCCAAGCGGCTCACCGCGCTGCGCGAGGCCGGGGGCGTGGCGGCGCTCGGCCGCGTGCTCTCCCTCGTGATCAGCACGGACGACGCCGGCATCGAGCTCGCCCTGCAGGCCGCCAACGCCGCCTCGCTCGAGCATCCCTGCCGCATCGTGGTGCTCGCCCTCGGCGACCCGGACGCCCCGACCCGCCTGGACGCGGAGATCCGCGTGGGCGGCGACGCCGGCGCGTCCGACGTCGTGATCCTCTGGTGCCAGGGCGCCAACGCCCACGCGGGTGAGCCGCTCGTGGCGGCGCTGCTGCTGCCCGACGCCCCGATCGTCGTCTGGTGGCCGGGCGTGCCCCCGCAGGTCCCCGCGGACACCCCGCTGGGCCGTCTGGCGCACCGCCGCATTACGGACTCGGCGACGTGCCCGGATGCCGAGGCCGCGCTGCGCTCACTGGCCGAGGGGCACCGGGACGGGGACACCGACCTGGCGTGGACGCGTCTGACCCTCTGGCGCATCCAGGTGGCCGGCATCCTCGACCACCTGCCGCTGTCCCGGGTCCGCTCCGTCACCGTGGACGGGGCCCCGGACTCCCCCAGCACCATGCTGCTCGCCGCCTGGCTCACCCTGGGCCTTCGGCGGCCGGTGACCATCGCCCACTCGAAGGCCGGCCACGGCATCCGCGCCGTCCGCCTCCGCGGCCCCGAGGGGGACGTCGTGCTCTCCCGTTCCCAGTCCCAGGTGGCCCGCCTCTACCAGCAGGGGCGGCCCGTGCAGCGCATCTCCCTGCCCCGGCGCACGGACCAGGACTGCCTGGCGGAGGAGCTGCGCCGCCTGGACCCGGACGAGGTCTACGGCGAGGTCCTGCGCGTCGGCCTGGCGCGCACCGACCTCGCCGCCGTCGACGCCAGCGACCGCTGA
- a CDS encoding heme o synthase, producing the protein MSSSVEYTSSVPAVSPGPDAVASRPPMTAGRKIRAYVELTKPRVIELLLVTTLPTMIFAQRGFPDVLTMLATLVGGALAAGASGAFNCYIDRDIDRLMKRTERRPLVTGEVTPREALVFSWTLAVLSVLILGFGANWLAAALGVAAIFFYVVVYSLILKRRTEQNIVWGGIAGCFPVVIGWAAVRGTVEWPAIVLFTVIFLWTPPHYWPLSMKYKRDYQEADVPMLGAVASARLVSNQVVLYAWATVVCSLLLVPMGWAGIVYTAVALGVGGWFVWESHVLQREAQRDDFEDRKAMKVFHLSITYLTLLFIALAVDPFVGEPLMQVAVGR; encoded by the coding sequence ATGTCATCCTCCGTGGAGTACACCTCCTCCGTCCCCGCCGTCAGCCCGGGCCCGGACGCCGTCGCGTCCCGTCCGCCCATGACGGCGGGACGCAAGATCCGCGCCTACGTCGAGCTGACCAAGCCCCGCGTGATCGAGCTGCTGCTGGTCACCACGCTGCCCACGATGATCTTCGCGCAGCGGGGCTTCCCGGACGTCCTCACCATGCTCGCCACCCTCGTGGGCGGGGCACTGGCCGCCGGCGCGTCGGGCGCGTTCAACTGCTACATCGACCGGGACATCGACCGGCTCATGAAGCGCACCGAGCGCCGTCCTCTGGTCACCGGGGAGGTGACCCCCCGCGAGGCGCTCGTGTTCTCCTGGACCCTCGCCGTGCTCTCGGTGCTCATCCTGGGCTTCGGCGCGAACTGGCTCGCCGCGGCGCTCGGCGTGGCGGCGATCTTCTTCTACGTGGTGGTCTACTCGCTGATCCTCAAACGCCGCACGGAGCAGAACATCGTGTGGGGCGGGATCGCCGGCTGCTTCCCCGTGGTGATCGGCTGGGCCGCGGTGCGGGGCACCGTGGAGTGGCCCGCGATCGTCCTGTTCACCGTGATCTTCCTGTGGACGCCGCCGCACTACTGGCCGCTGTCCATGAAGTACAAGCGGGACTACCAGGAAGCGGACGTGCCCATGCTGGGCGCCGTGGCCTCCGCTCGCCTGGTGTCCAACCAGGTGGTCCTCTACGCGTGGGCCACCGTGGTGTGCTCGCTGCTGCTGGTGCCCATGGGCTGGGCCGGCATCGTCTACACGGCCGTGGCCCTCGGCGTGGGCGGCTGGTTCGTCTGGGAGTCCCACGTCCTCCAGCGCGAGGCCCAGCGGGACGACTTCGAGGACCGCAAGGCGATGAAGGTCTTCCACCTGTCCATCACGTACCTCACGCTGCTGTTCATCGCCCTCGCGGTGGACCCCTTCGTGGGCGAGCCGCTCATGCAGGTGGCCGTCGGCCGCTGA
- the secG gene encoding preprotein translocase subunit SecG has product MDILTLLLQIAVVLLSVLIILLVLLHKGRGGGVSDMFGGGVTTSMSSSGSAQRLLTRVTVTSALLWGAAIVALGLLARFNVDS; this is encoded by the coding sequence ATGGATATCCTGACCCTGCTGCTGCAGATCGCGGTCGTGCTGCTGAGCGTGCTGATCATCCTGCTCGTGCTGCTGCACAAGGGCCGCGGCGGCGGCGTCTCGGACATGTTCGGCGGCGGCGTCACCACGTCCATGAGCTCCTCCGGCTCGGCCCAGCGCCTGCTGACCCGCGTGACGGTGACCTCCGCGCTCCTGTGGGGCGCCGCCATCGTGGCCCTGGGCCTGCTGGCCCGGTTCAACGTCGACTCCTGA
- the zwf gene encoding glucose-6-phosphate dehydrogenase — MAPEPRGARRNPLRDPRDRRLTRIAGPSSLVLFGVTGDLARKKLLPAMYDLAHRGLLPPSFSLVGFGRRDWSDAAFADYVRAAVESGSRTPFDETVWEQFRGGLRFVSGAFDDAPAYERLGEVLAELETSRGTGGNTAFYLSIPPDWFEDVSRHLADQGLAERDQPADGPWRRVVIEKPFGHDLASARELNAVIERVFPSDAVFRIDHYLGKETVQNILAFRFANRIFEPLWNAEHVDHVQITMAEDIGIGGRAGYYDGVGAARDVIQNHLLQLLALTAMEEPLSFDAAHLRAEKEKVLEAVRVPDTPEGLDAASARGQYTGGWQGGEEVTGFLDEEGFNPASTTETFAALKVGIQTRRWQGVPFYLRAGKRLGRRVTEIAVVFKDPPHLLFPVHPGDGFGENVIVIRVQPDEGVTIRFASKVPGTQQEVRDVTMDFGYGHAFTEDSPEAYERLILDVLLGEPPLFPRQAEVELSWRIVDPFEEHWAALPDQPEPYAPGSWGPASADALMARDGRTWRRP, encoded by the coding sequence GTGGCGCCTGAGCCCCGCGGCGCGCGGCGGAACCCGCTGCGCGACCCCCGTGACCGACGGCTGACGCGCATCGCGGGTCCCTCGTCCCTCGTGCTGTTCGGCGTCACGGGCGACCTCGCCCGCAAGAAGCTGCTCCCGGCCATGTACGACCTGGCCCATCGGGGCCTGCTGCCGCCGTCGTTCTCCCTGGTCGGCTTCGGCCGCCGGGACTGGTCGGACGCCGCGTTCGCCGACTATGTGCGGGCGGCCGTGGAGTCCGGCTCGCGCACCCCGTTCGACGAGACCGTCTGGGAGCAGTTCCGCGGCGGACTGCGGTTCGTCTCCGGGGCGTTCGACGACGCCCCCGCCTACGAGCGCCTCGGCGAGGTCCTCGCGGAGCTGGAGACCTCGCGCGGCACCGGCGGCAACACGGCGTTCTACCTGTCCATCCCGCCGGACTGGTTCGAGGACGTCTCACGGCACCTCGCGGACCAGGGCCTGGCGGAGCGGGACCAGCCCGCGGACGGCCCGTGGCGGCGCGTGGTGATCGAGAAGCCCTTCGGCCACGACCTGGCCAGTGCCCGGGAGCTGAACGCCGTGATCGAGCGGGTGTTCCCCTCCGACGCGGTGTTCCGGATCGACCACTACCTCGGCAAGGAGACCGTCCAGAACATCCTCGCGTTCCGGTTCGCCAACCGGATCTTCGAGCCGCTCTGGAACGCCGAGCACGTCGACCACGTGCAGATCACCATGGCCGAGGACATCGGCATCGGCGGCCGCGCGGGCTACTACGACGGCGTGGGCGCGGCCCGCGACGTCATCCAGAACCACCTCCTCCAGCTGCTGGCCCTGACCGCCATGGAGGAGCCGCTGTCCTTCGACGCGGCGCACCTGCGCGCGGAGAAGGAGAAGGTCCTCGAGGCCGTCCGCGTCCCGGACACCCCGGAGGGCCTCGACGCCGCCTCCGCCCGCGGCCAGTACACCGGCGGGTGGCAGGGCGGTGAGGAGGTCACCGGGTTCCTCGACGAGGAGGGCTTCAACCCCGCGTCCACCACGGAGACCTTCGCGGCCCTCAAGGTCGGGATCCAGACCCGCCGCTGGCAGGGCGTGCCGTTCTACCTGCGCGCCGGCAAGCGCCTGGGCCGGCGGGTCACGGAGATCGCGGTGGTGTTCAAGGACCCCCCGCACCTGCTCTTCCCCGTGCATCCGGGGGACGGCTTCGGTGAGAACGTGATCGTCATCCGCGTCCAGCCGGACGAGGGCGTGACCATCCGCTTCGCCTCGAAGGTGCCGGGCACCCAGCAGGAGGTCCGGGACGTCACCATGGACTTCGGCTACGGGCACGCGTTCACCGAGGACTCCCCCGAGGCGTATGAGCGCCTCATCCTCGACGTGCTGCTCGGCGAGCCGCCGCTGTTCCCCCGGCAGGCCGAGGTGGAGCTGTCCTGGCGCATCGTGGACCCGTTCGAGGAGCACTGGGCCGCGCTGCCCGACCAGCCCGAGCCGTACGCGCCGGGCTCCTGGGGTCCGGCCTCCGCCGACGCCCTGATGGCCCGCGACGGCCGGACCTGGAGGCGACCGTGA
- the tkt gene encoding transketolase codes for MTETSPTPLDRTRPARGFVYDQQDRRMVDTLKVLAADAVEKAGHGHPGTAISLAPVAWQLFQNVMHLDPTDDAWAGRDRFILSAGHSSLTLYLQLFAAGAGLEIEDIAALRTEGSKTPGHPEHGHTAHVEMTTGPLGQGLASSVGFAYDQRRVRGLLDPDAAPGTSPFDHHVFVIASDGDVQEGVSAEACALAGHQELGNLVVLYDANRISIEDDTDISFTEDVSQRYESYGWHVQEVDWTNGAQGHDVSEYTEDVEKLYEAIAAAKAETGRPSLIKLRTVIGWPSPGKQNTGGIHGSKLGEDEVRELKSHLGFDVEEHFAVDEALLAHARQVGERSAAYRAEWERALESWRAANPERARLFDRLRAQELPEGFEAAFPTWEADEKGLATRAASGKVLTALAPVMPELWGGSADLAGSNNTTMEGEPSFIPAHRSTATWQGDPYGRTLHFGIREFAAGAIVNGITLGGLTRAYMGTFLTFSDYMRGAVRLAALMGTPSVYVWTHDSVGLGEDGPTHQPIEHLASLRAIPGLDVVRPADANETAWAWRTILERRDHPAGLVLTRQGVPTLPREVDGFAPASGTARGAYVLVDATDADGAPAPARVLLIATGSEVAVAVGARERLQAEGVPTRVVSAPCLEWFAEQDEAYRSSVLPDGPEAPVRVSVEAGTAMPWFELTVTERSRGARVSIEHYGESADGPHLLRKYGFTPEHVADVARGLL; via the coding sequence ATGACCGAGACCTCCCCCACCCCGCTCGACCGGACCCGCCCCGCCCGCGGGTTCGTGTACGACCAGCAGGACCGACGCATGGTGGACACGCTCAAGGTGCTGGCCGCGGACGCCGTCGAGAAGGCGGGCCACGGCCACCCCGGCACCGCCATCTCCCTGGCCCCGGTGGCCTGGCAGCTCTTCCAGAACGTCATGCACCTGGACCCGACCGACGATGCGTGGGCCGGCCGCGACCGGTTCATCCTCTCCGCCGGCCACTCCTCCCTGACGCTCTACCTCCAGCTGTTCGCGGCGGGGGCGGGCCTCGAGATCGAGGACATCGCCGCCCTCCGGACCGAGGGCTCCAAGACCCCGGGGCATCCCGAGCACGGCCACACCGCGCACGTGGAGATGACCACCGGGCCGCTGGGCCAGGGCCTGGCCTCGTCGGTGGGCTTCGCCTACGACCAGCGCCGGGTGCGCGGCCTGCTGGACCCCGACGCCGCCCCGGGCACCTCCCCCTTCGACCACCACGTGTTCGTGATCGCCTCGGACGGCGACGTCCAGGAGGGCGTCTCCGCCGAGGCCTGCGCGCTGGCCGGCCACCAGGAGCTCGGCAACCTGGTGGTGCTGTACGACGCGAACCGGATCTCCATCGAGGACGACACCGACATCTCCTTCACCGAGGACGTCTCCCAGCGGTACGAGTCCTACGGCTGGCACGTCCAGGAGGTGGACTGGACCAACGGGGCCCAGGGCCACGACGTCTCCGAGTACACCGAGGACGTCGAGAAGCTGTACGAGGCGATCGCCGCCGCGAAGGCGGAGACCGGGCGCCCGTCCCTGATCAAGCTGCGCACCGTGATCGGCTGGCCCTCCCCCGGCAAGCAGAACACCGGCGGCATCCACGGCTCCAAGCTCGGCGAGGACGAGGTGCGCGAGCTCAAGTCCCACCTCGGGTTCGACGTCGAGGAGCACTTCGCCGTCGACGAGGCCCTGCTGGCCCACGCCCGCCAGGTGGGCGAGCGTTCGGCCGCCTACCGCGCCGAGTGGGAGCGAGCCCTGGAGTCGTGGCGCGCGGCGAACCCGGAGCGCGCCCGCCTGTTCGACCGGCTGCGCGCGCAGGAGCTGCCGGAGGGCTTCGAGGCCGCCTTCCCCACGTGGGAGGCGGACGAGAAGGGCCTGGCCACCCGCGCCGCCTCGGGGAAGGTCCTGACGGCGCTCGCCCCGGTGATGCCCGAGCTGTGGGGCGGCTCCGCCGACCTGGCCGGGTCCAACAACACCACCATGGAGGGCGAGCCGTCCTTCATCCCCGCGCACCGCTCCACCGCCACGTGGCAGGGCGACCCCTACGGCCGCACCCTGCACTTCGGCATCCGCGAGTTCGCCGCCGGCGCGATCGTCAACGGCATCACCCTCGGCGGGCTCACCCGTGCCTACATGGGCACCTTCCTCACGTTCTCCGACTACATGCGCGGGGCCGTGCGGCTGGCCGCCCTGATGGGCACCCCGAGCGTGTACGTGTGGACCCACGACTCCGTGGGCCTCGGCGAGGACGGCCCCACCCACCAGCCGATCGAGCACCTGGCGTCCCTCCGCGCCATCCCGGGCCTCGACGTCGTCCGCCCCGCCGACGCCAACGAGACCGCGTGGGCGTGGCGGACGATCCTGGAGCGCCGGGACCACCCGGCGGGCCTGGTCCTGACCCGCCAGGGCGTGCCGACCCTGCCGCGCGAGGTCGACGGGTTCGCCCCGGCCTCCGGGACGGCCCGCGGCGCCTACGTCCTGGTGGACGCCACGGACGCCGACGGCGCCCCCGCCCCGGCCCGGGTCCTGCTGATCGCCACCGGGTCCGAGGTCGCGGTCGCGGTGGGCGCCCGGGAGCGGCTGCAGGCCGAGGGCGTGCCCACGCGCGTCGTCTCCGCCCCGTGCCTCGAGTGGTTCGCCGAGCAGGACGAGGCCTACCGCTCCTCCGTGCTCCCCGACGGCCCGGAGGCCCCCGTGCGCGTCTCGGTGGAGGCCGGCACCGCAATGCCGTGGTTCGAGCTGACCGTCACCGAGCGCTCCCGCGGCGCGCGCGTCAGCATCGAGCACTACGGCGAGTCCGCCGACGGGCCGCACCTGCTGCGCAAGTACGGCTTCACCCCCGAGCACGTGGCGGACGTGGCCCGCGGGCTGCTCTGA
- a CDS encoding phosphoglycerate kinase, translated as MTAQTLTDLLEAGVAGRTVLIRSDLNVPLDGQTVTDDGRIRASAPAIKELADAGARVVVMAHLGRPQGEPDPKYSLAPVAARLGEVLGTDVQLAADVTGEDARAKAAALADGQVLLLENVRFDARETSKDAAERGELAREMADLAGADGAYVGDAFGAVHRAHASVADIAALLPAHQGPLVATELEVLTRLTESPERPYVVVLGGSKVSDKLAVIDNLLEKADTLLIGGGMLFTFLKAQGHEVGASLLEEDQLDTVKGYLERSGKDAAEIVLPTDIVMASAFAKDAEHEVLPVDALTTGAHGAEALGLDIGPETAKDFAARIAGAKTVFWNGPMGVFEFPAFAEGTRAVAQALTEATADGGLSVVGGGDSAAAVRSLGFEDSQFGHISTGGGASLEYLEGKELPGVTALTRQEA; from the coding sequence ATGACCGCCCAGACCCTGACCGACCTGCTCGAGGCCGGCGTCGCCGGACGCACCGTCCTGATCCGCTCGGACCTCAACGTCCCGCTGGACGGGCAGACCGTCACCGACGACGGCCGCATCCGCGCCTCCGCGCCGGCCATCAAGGAGCTGGCCGACGCCGGCGCCCGCGTGGTCGTCATGGCCCACCTCGGCCGTCCCCAGGGCGAGCCGGACCCGAAGTACTCCCTGGCCCCCGTGGCCGCCCGCCTCGGCGAGGTCCTCGGCACCGACGTCCAGCTGGCTGCCGACGTCACGGGCGAGGACGCCCGCGCCAAGGCCGCGGCCCTGGCCGACGGCCAGGTCCTCCTGCTCGAGAACGTCCGTTTCGACGCCCGCGAGACCTCGAAGGACGCCGCCGAGCGCGGCGAGCTCGCCCGGGAGATGGCGGACCTCGCGGGGGCGGACGGCGCCTACGTGGGCGACGCCTTCGGCGCCGTGCACCGCGCCCACGCCTCCGTGGCGGACATCGCCGCCCTGCTGCCGGCCCATCAGGGCCCGCTGGTGGCCACCGAGCTCGAGGTCCTCACCCGTCTCACCGAGTCCCCGGAGCGCCCGTACGTGGTGGTCCTCGGTGGATCCAAGGTCTCGGACAAGCTCGCCGTGATCGACAACCTGCTCGAGAAGGCGGACACCCTCCTGATCGGCGGCGGCATGCTCTTCACGTTCCTCAAGGCCCAGGGCCACGAGGTCGGCGCCTCCCTGCTCGAGGAGGACCAGCTGGACACGGTCAAGGGCTACCTCGAGCGCTCGGGCAAGGACGCCGCCGAGATCGTGCTGCCCACCGACATCGTGATGGCCTCCGCATTCGCGAAGGACGCCGAGCACGAGGTGCTCCCCGTGGACGCGCTCACCACCGGCGCCCACGGCGCGGAGGCGCTCGGCCTGGACATCGGTCCGGAGACGGCGAAGGACTTCGCCGCCCGGATCGCCGGCGCGAAGACCGTGTTCTGGAACGGTCCCATGGGCGTCTTCGAGTTCCCCGCGTTCGCCGAGGGCACCCGCGCCGTGGCCCAGGCCCTCACCGAGGCGACCGCGGACGGCGGTCTGTCCGTGGTCGGCGGCGGCGACTCCGCGGCGGCCGTGCGATCGCTCGGCTTCGAGGACTCCCAGTTCGGCCACATCTCCACCGGCGGCGGCGCCTCCCTCGAGTACCTCGAGGGCAAGGAGCTGCCCGGCGTCACCGCCCTGACCCGTCAGGAGGCCTGA
- the tpiA gene encoding triose-phosphate isomerase has product MVAARTPLIAGNWKMNLDHREAVTLVQRLAWLLQDADHEQEDVEVAVFPPFTDLRAVQTLVTGDRIELAYGAQDLSPEDSGAYTGDVSGAFLSALGCSYVIVGHSERRTIHGEDDALVARKAAAALRHGLTPVVCVGEGLDVRQAGKHVEHTVAQLRGSLEGLSAEDTARVVVAYEPVWAIGTGEVASAEDAQEMCAVLRKDLAGAHGADVASGMRLLYGGSVKSSSAPELLAQEDVDGALVGGASLDADEFAKIVRFDAAR; this is encoded by the coding sequence ATGGTCGCGGCCCGCACCCCGCTGATCGCGGGCAACTGGAAGATGAACCTGGACCACCGCGAGGCCGTCACCCTCGTGCAGCGCCTGGCATGGCTGCTCCAGGACGCGGACCACGAGCAGGAGGACGTGGAGGTGGCGGTGTTCCCGCCCTTCACCGACCTGCGCGCGGTGCAGACCCTGGTCACGGGCGACCGGATCGAGCTGGCGTACGGCGCCCAGGACCTCAGCCCGGAGGACTCCGGCGCCTACACCGGCGACGTCTCCGGTGCGTTCCTGTCCGCCCTGGGCTGCTCCTACGTGATCGTGGGCCACTCGGAGCGCCGCACGATCCACGGGGAGGACGACGCCCTCGTGGCCCGCAAGGCGGCCGCCGCCCTGCGCCACGGGCTCACCCCCGTGGTGTGCGTCGGCGAGGGCCTCGACGTGCGCCAGGCCGGGAAGCACGTCGAGCACACCGTGGCGCAGCTGCGGGGATCGCTCGAGGGCCTGTCCGCGGAGGACACGGCCCGCGTCGTCGTGGCCTACGAGCCCGTCTGGGCGATCGGCACCGGCGAGGTGGCCAGCGCCGAGGACGCCCAGGAGATGTGCGCCGTGCTGCGGAAGGACCTCGCCGGAGCCCACGGCGCGGACGTCGCGTCCGGGATGCGCCTGCTGTACGGCGGTTCTGTGAAGTCGTCCTCGGCACCGGAGCTGCTCGCGCAGGAGGACGTGGACGGCGCCCTCGTGGGCGGCGCCAGCCTCGACGCGGACGAGTTTGCTAAGATCGTCCGGTTCGACGCGGCCCGCTGA